In the genome of Magnolia sinica isolate HGM2019 chromosome 2, MsV1, whole genome shotgun sequence, one region contains:
- the LOC131236921 gene encoding uncharacterized protein LOC131236921, which yields MQRMVRLLSMDWSWYSGCHTRTYASSFGHGRSGRGCGHGRALCATAATISSESSVSDSASNVSVEGLSSPLTPAMLQQIVQALSAAGMSGFGNGEGTWDG from the exons atgcaaagaatggtgcgcttattgtcgatggactggtcatggtattcaggatgCCATACACGTacctatgcatcttctttcggccATGGACGTAGTGGTCGTGGCTGTGGCCATGGTCGTGCTCTTTgtgctactgctgccactatttcttctgaGTCGTCTGTTAGTGATTCTGCATCTAATGTTTCTgttgaaggtctttcatcacctttgactcctgcgatgctccagcaaatcgttcaggccctttctgcggccggtatgtcag gatttggcaacggggaaggtacttgggatgggtag
- the LOC131224859 gene encoding uncharacterized protein LOC131224859, which translates to MEGINLNCLTSQLFPWIVGINVTNLNGTLEITSSYSFMVLFSEDFRKSFAKLKYLQVKQAVIQLLLRLADGWRPKSKSFDFPDSFQLAKQCRVRELSLVWMVDIVKDGRYFQVLKVWDVVPTTEVPKLLKCLDNVFAMYTDVYIEHCRVKCVEGKLEVPMSWNLGNDIIQYKKLCKTKHVAEAGSIEVEQYVENSKVSESLLLMKFYSLSSGVMKHLLTDNEGKEIDIPFEVTEHEKEIICFPSSTFILGRSGTGKTTVLTMKLIQREQQYRLSSKGLFDVKVGLSDIVYEKSELSEDPVVVKETFLRQIFITVSPKLCAAIRSHIYQLQSFTSGGDSSGSASSSDMHDVSNSLTDFMDISDSFIDIPHRHYPLIITFHKFLMMLDGTMSNSYFNKFPSVRELSMDARGVSKSPALQAFIRSKEVTYERFVATYWPHVNAQLTKKLDPSTVFTQIISHIKGGLEAGDALDANFGGRITLCFLRAGRPL; encoded by the exons ATGGAAGGTATAAATCTCAATTGTCTTACTTCCCAACTTTTTCCTTGGATTGTTGGGATTAACGTCACAAATCTCAATGGAACTCTTGAAATTACTTCGTCTTATTCTTTTATG GTTCTTTTCAGTGAAGATTTCCGAAAGTCTTTTGCAAAGTTGAAGTATCTCCAGGTCAAACAAGCAGTGATTCAATTGTTACTGAGGCTTGCTGATGGTTGGCGTCCAAAAAGTAAAAGTTTTGATTTTCCAGACTCCTTTCAGCTTGCAAAACAGTGCCGGGTCAGAGAGTTGTCTCTCGTATGGATGGTTGACATTGTAAAGGATGGAAGATATTTCCAGGTGCTGAAGGTCTGGGACGTTGTACCAACGACAGAAGTCCCAAAACTGCTCAAGTGTCTTGATAACGTTTTTGCAATGTACACCGACGTTTATATAGAGCACTGCAGAGTTAAATGTGTTGAGGG AAAACTTGAAGTGCCAATGAGCTGGAATTTAGGAAATGATATCATACAGTATAAGAAACTATGCAAAACCAAACATGTGGCTGAGGCGGGAAGCATAGAAGTAGAACAGTATGTGGAGAACTCCAAAGTCAGTGAGAGTTTGTTATTGATGAAATTCTACTCATTATCATCTGGAGTAATGAAACACTTGCTCACTGATAATGAAGGGAAAGAAATTGATATTCCATTTGAAGTAACTGAGCACGAAAAGGAGATAATATGCTTTCCTAGTAGCACTTTTATTCTGGGAAGGTCAGGGACTGGGAAGACAACAGTACTGACAATGAAGCTGATTCAGAGGGAGCAACAATATCGTCTTTCTTCAAAAGGATTATTTGATGTAAAGGTTGGCTTGTCTGACATTGTGTATGAGAAGAGTGAGCTAAGTGAGGATCCTGTGGTGGTAAAGGAAACTTTCTTACGCCAGATATTTATCACAGTCAGCCCAAAACTTTGTGCGGCTATAAGGAGCCACATATATCAACTCCAAAG CTTTACTTCTGGCGGTGACTCTTCTGGTAGTGCTAGTTCTTCTGATATGCATGATGTCAGCAACAGCTTAACTGATTTCATGGATATTTCCGATAGTTTTATTGATATACCGCACAGGCATTATCCTCTCATAATTACCTTCCACAAGTTCTTGATGATGCTTGATGGGACCATGTCGAACTCATACTTCAATAAATTTCCGAGTGTAAGAGAGCTTTCTATGGATGCAAGAGGAGTTTCAAAGTCTCCTGCCCTCCAAGCATTTATCCGTAGTAAAGAGGTTACCTATGAGCGTTTTGTAGCAACTTACTGGCCTCATGTTAATGCACAGCTGACAAAGAAGCTTGACCCTTCAACAGTTTTCACCCAAATCATTTCACACATAAAGGGTGGATTGGAAGCAGGTGACGCGTTGGATGCAAACTTCGGAGGGAGGATTACATTATGCTTTCTGAGGGCCGGGCGTCCACTTTAA
- the LOC131236920 gene encoding uncharacterized protein LOC131236920, whose protein sequence is MEEQDLLDFKSRSFPCFDSAKHSILCSELKQLYVAITCTKQRLWICESIDEFSKPMFDYWKKLCLVQVRHLDSSLMQAMQAASSADDWRMRGIKLFNVGNFEMAAMCFERAGDEFREKWAKAAAHRANAELILSTNFEMARTPLTQAAEIYESIGKAEAAANCFVTLMEYERAGMIYLEKCGMSRLEDAGDCFVMAKCWSLAAEVYAKGKYFSKCLSVCSKGELFDLGLQFIEQWKEDLSSDDFGTEEVDGVRTSFLQSCALHYLELGDTKCMMKFVKAFPSMDLIRTFLKLRNYLDELVVIEMESGNYMEAADIARMNGDLFLEAEMLEKAGHFENASRLIILHVVMSSLWADGSKGWPLKPFPQKEELLMKVKSLAERASNVFYESICAEVGVLSDQATSLLNLLDHLNTARRYQNVRLEIFAARKILDIHLQSEPSNFHWESAAILDLSKHANEMVVRNSFSVETLIYFWNLWKEMILNMLSYVQLRGKSVAKDFLAFEEFCLEYFGVRKQDNQNTFIALNSDACWIKVNDAGSLQCDQNMVWMNTCQFMSCAQDFFALELPSIGMKVLERLEFLHSFSTKKPLLLFCQGQVILHMFAIAKFLNESKLLDLKYSVGKLRGSLSLCKRCFLDIVFPLDCGKSITEGMVSLRKSGIAGDILEEILIENLNPENGRLTHGQIGWAVMLMFVSGRLTEELYQKIKICLDQMPEWKEFIELLKTDMDMGIGRFILVLRFRAALASTFMASRREYDYISPHCFMYLFECLMFLASSCLGRGRFFYTTKLTFFEMATCKVWKGSLGSLDPCFLAPDMQSMVPKVLELCATLAEQLLIDKRGMREWVRMMSVPNWYYHFLMSRLVVVISLTYLNSEWDLSRISELLLRNEILSDLPKQFSDKLQRGCRMRDRGQFLRMVAEALEATGNRLVVVTSENNRSEFLNLNALIVTPEADHSSSLQTKYDRFQETFDMIQEMKSGCSENAGCFALNAPKIKVYVEESICVLDDVTVATSSIQKEQENLDHRNLIREMKSMLSELKQLSDALDAREEEIENKIPTVMMLSERLWDRKSGQLDGYLLGFLASASKRERVKGLRFNTDQLFLPSDENTLEEHPATSTLSDHGQSN, encoded by the exons ATGGAAGAGCAAGATCTTCTTGACTTCAAATCAAGATCATTTCCATGTTTTGATAGTGCCAAGCACAGTATCCTTTGTTCAGAACTGAAGCAACTATATGTCGCCATTACTTGTACGAAGCAACGGCTGTGGATTTGTGAGAGTATTGATGAATTCTCTAAGCCCATGTTTGATTACTGGAAGAAGTTATGTCTTGTGCAAGTAAGACACCTAGATAGCTCACTCATGCAGGCTATGCAAGCAGCAAGCAGTGCCGATGATTGGAGGATGCGTGGTATCAAG CTTTTTAATGTGGGTAACTTTGAGATGGCGGCAATGTGTTTCGAGCGGGCAGGAGATGAATTCAGGGAAAAGTGGGCAAAAGCAGCAGCCCATCGTGCTAATGCTGAACTCATTCTTTCCACAAATTTTGAAATGGCTCGGACTCCACTTACACAAGCTGCTGAGATTTATGAATCCATTGGCAAGGCAGAAGCAGCTGCAAATTGTTTTGTAACGTTGATGGAGTATGAAAGAGCAG GAATGATTTATTTGGAGAAATGTGGCATGTCAAGGCTTGAGGATGCAGGGGACTGTTTTGTTATGGCCAAATGTTGGTCTCTTGCTGCTGAAGTATATGCCAAAGGAAAATATTTCTCCAAGTGCTTGTCTGTTTGCAGCAAAGGAGAACTTTTTGATTTGGGTTTGCAATTCATAGAACAGTGGAAGGAAGACTTGTCCTCAGACGATTTTGGTACTGAAGAAGTAGATGGGGTTAGAACTTCATTCTTACAGAGCTGTGCACTCCACTATCTCGAGCTTGGAGATACCAAATGCATGATGAAGTTTGTTAAGGCTTTCCCTTCTATGGACTTGATCCGTACTTTTTTGAAGTTGAGGAATTATCTTGATGAGCTGGTTGTGATAGAGATGGAATCAGGAAACTATATGGAGGCAGCCGACATTGCGCGAATGAATGGCGATCTCTTTCTTGAGGCTGAGATGCTTGAGAAAGCTGGGCATTTCGAAAATGCGTCACGCTTGATTATTCTTCATGTTGTTATGAGCTCTCTTTGGGCAGATGGAAGCAAGGGTTGGCCCTTGAAGCCATTCCCACAGAAAGAGGAACTCTTAATGAAGGTGAAATCGCTAGCAGAGCGAGCATCAAATGTCTTCTATGAGTCGATTTGTGCTGAGGTAGGTGTATTGTCAGACCAAGCCACCAGTTTGTTGAACTTGTTGGATCACTTAAATACTGCTCGGAGATATCAAAATGTCCGTCTGGAAATATTCGCTGCCCGTAAAATTCTCGACATCCATCTACAGTCAGAACCCTCAAATTTTCATTGGGAATCTGCAGCAATCTTGGATTTGAGCAAGCACGCAAATGAAATGGTGGTCCGGAATTCATTCTCTGTTGAAACATTGATATATTTTTGGAATTTGTGGAAGGAAATGATTCTGAATATGTTATCTTATGTTCAATTACGTGGAAAATCTGTTGCAAAAGACTTCTTGGCATTTGAAGAATTCTGTTTGGAATATTTTGGAGTGCGGAAACAGGATAATCAAAATACCTTCATTGCGCTCAATTCAGATGCATGCTGGATTAAAGTGAATGATGCTGGTTCTCTGCAATGCGATCAGAACATGGTTTGGATGAACACATGTCAATTCATGTCATGTGCACAAGACTTTTTTGCTTTGGAACTGCCATCAATTGGTATGAAAGTGCTGGAGAGACTTGAGTTTCTGCATAGTTTTTCTACGAAGAAACCTTTGCTGTTATTTTGCCAAGGACAAGTCATCCTTCATATGTTTGCCATTGCAAAATTTCTAAATGAGTCCAAATTGCTTGATTTGAAATACTCTGTTGGGAAGCTAAGAGGATCCCTCTCTTTGTGTAAGAGATGCTTCCTTGATATAGTTTTTCCACTTGATTGTGGAAAATCAATAACAGAGGGTATGGTTTCTTTGCGTAAGAGTGGGATTGCTGGAGATATACTTGAAGAAATCCTCATAGAAAATCTCAATCCTGAGAATGGCAGGTTGACACATGGTCAGATTGGATGGGCTGTGATGCTGATGTTTGTCTCTGGAAGGTTAACTGAAGAATTGTATCAAAAGATCAAGATCTGTTTGGATCAGATGCCAGAATGGAAAGAGTTCATTGAACTGCTGAAGACTGACATGGATATGGGCATTGGACGATTCATTCTAGTCTTACGATTCCGAGCAGCTCTGGCAAGCACATTCATGGCATCTCGGAGAGAATATGATTACatctctccccactgttttatgtatcTCTTTGAGTGTCTTATGTTTTTGGCATCGTCCTGCCTGGGACGCGGAAGGTTCTTCTATACTACAAAATTGACTTTCTTTGAAATGGCTACTTGCAAAGTGTGGAAGGGTTCTTTGGGTTCTTTGGATCCCTGTTTCTTAGCTCCAGATATGCAAAGCATGGTACCCAAAGTGCTGGAATTATGTGCAACTTTAGCTGAGCAGCTTCTGATTGATAAACGGGGCATGAGGGAATGGGTCAGGATGATGTCTGTCCCCAATTGGTACTATCATTTTCTGATGTCTAGATTAGTTGTCGTAATCAGTTTAACTTATCTAAACTCCGAATGGGATCTTTCTAGAATTTCAGAGCTTCTTCTTAGGAATGAAATTCTTTCAGATTTGCCTAAGCAGTTCTCTGATAAGCTTCAGAGAGGTTGTCGAATGAGAGATAGAGGTCAGTTTTTAAGAATGGTTGCAGAAGCATTGGAAGCAACTGGCAATCGTTTAGTGGTTGTGACCTCAGAAAACAATCGCTCAGAATTCTTGAATCTGAATGCTTTGATTGTCACCCCGGAGGCAGATCATTCTTCTAGTCTGCAAACAAAATATGATCGGTTTCAGGAAACATTTGATATGATCCAAGAAATGAAAAGTGGGTGTTCTGAAAATGCAGGTTGCTTTGCATTGAATGCCCCAAAAATTAAG GTTTATGTGGAGGAATCCATCTGTGTTCTTGATGATGTAACAGTAGCAACTAGCTCGAtccaaaaagaacaagaaaatctTGACCACAGAAATTTGATCAGAGAAATGAAAAGCATGCTCAGTGAATTGAAACAGCTCTCTGATGCTTTGGATGCAAG GGAAGAGGAAATCGAGAACAAAATTCCGACGGTGATGATGCTTTCTGAAAGGTTATGGGATCGGAAGTCGGGGCAGCTGGACGGCTACTTGCTTGGCTTTCTTGCTTCGGCTTCTAAAAG GGAGAGAGTTAAAGGGTTGAGGTTCAATACCGACCAGTTATTTTTACCAAGTGACGAAAACACCCTGGA